A genome region from Bemisia tabaci chromosome 3, PGI_BMITA_v3 includes the following:
- the LOC109033271 gene encoding protein D3 isoform X3, with amino-acid sequence MLQIDKEKVKLSEMSRVMIEMELRKHGIIPDVVGDMESPNNLIKITYTIPNKNETRFVRFGNDLQPTDLSNCPTNIEWPGYLEDDYTLMMVDPDCPSRLNSSQREKIHWLIVNNPGQVLRKKDTLFDYIGPQPSQGTGYHRYVFLVYGQPRADMTFDETRLHNDLEDVRRNNFSCREFAKKYNFSKPVAVNFFYARTL; translated from the exons ATGTTGCAAATCGATAAAG AAAAAGTGAAACTCAGCGAAATGTCAAGAGTCATGATAGAAATGGAGTTAAGGAAACACGGCATCATTCCTGACGTGGTAGGAGACATGGAATCACCCAATAATTTAATCAAG aTTACTTACACAATTCCTAATAAAAACGAAACTAGGTTTGTAAGGTTTGGAAACGACCTACAGCCTACAGATTTATCAAACTGCCCCACAAATATCGAATGGCCGGGTTACCTTGAAGATGATTACACGCTTATGATGGTAG ATCCAGATTGTCCGTCTCGACTCAACTCATCTCAACGTGAAAAAATTCACTGGCTGATAGTGAATAATCCTGGACAGGTTCTTCGGAAGAAAGACACTCTTTTCGACTACATTGGTCCGCAGCCGTCCCAAGGAACAG GATACCACAGATATGTATTCCTGGTTTACGGGCAACCTAGAGCGGACATGACTTTTGATGAGACACGATTACACAACGA cttAGAGGACGTCAGGAGAAATAATTTCTCGTGTCGTGAATTTGCGAAGAAGTACAACTTTAGCAAGCCAGTGGCAGTTAATTTCTTCTACGCTCGGACACTTTGA
- the LOC109033271 gene encoding protein D3 isoform X2: protein MNYFLRCMMQNVAACFVVEVMCNFAIGGKIEDLSATVIETELRKQGIIPDVIGEKDSPNHVIKIAYTYPHSNLEDARVVNFGNTLKPSHLYEYPKQIEWPGYSEKYYSLMMVDVDAPSRLNPSQREKIHWLIVNIPGPKVVYDKDILFNYIGPRPTQGTGFHRYVFLVYEQPRGKMTFIEPRLYTNLLDVRRDNFSCSNFAKNYNFSRPVAVNFFFSRIL, encoded by the exons atgaattatttCTTGCGATGCATGATGCAAAATGTAGCTGCTTGTTTCGTTGTAGAGGTTATGTGTAATTTTGCCATAGGAGGTAAAATTGAGGATCTATCAGCTACCGTGATAGAGACGGAGTTAAGAAAACAGGGCATCATTCCCGACGTCATAGGAGAAAAGGACTCCCCCAATCATGTGATTAAG ATTGCATACACTTACCCCCATAGTAATTTGGAAGACGCAAGAGTTGTTAATTTCGGAAACACCCTAAAGCCTTCACATCTTTACGAATATCCAAAACAAATTGAGTGGCCAGGATATTCTGAAAAGTATTATTCGCTCATGATGGTAG ATGTAGACGCTCCATCCCGATTAAACCCATCTCAACGGGAGAAAATCCATTGGCTGATAGTAAACATACCAGGGCCGAAAGTCGTGTACGATAAAGACATTCTTTTCAACTACATTGGTCCCCGGCCGACGCAAGGAACAG GGTTTCACAGATACGTTTTTTTGGTTTACGAACAGCCAAGAGGAAAAATGACTTTCATCGAGCCACGGCTGTACACAAA cttaCTCGACGTCCGACGTGATAATTTCTCGTGTAGTAATTTTGCGAAGAATTACAATTTTAGCAGGCCTGTGGctgttaatttctttttttcccggATACTTTGA
- the LOC109033271 gene encoding protein D3 isoform X1 produces the protein MKLHCSKWRSGCAWLHFIHSFNDNFILITKMDSFLSSMIKNVVVLVELFLAASAEKVKLSEMSRVMIEMELRKHGIIPDVVGDMESPNNLIKITYTIPNKNETRFVRFGNDLQPTDLSNCPTNIEWPGYLEDDYTLMMVDPDCPSRLNSSQREKIHWLIVNNPGQVLRKKDTLFDYIGPQPSQGTGYHRYVFLVYGQPRADMTFDETRLHNDLEDVRRNNFSCREFAKKYNFSKPVAVNFFYARTL, from the exons atgaaattgCATTGTTCGAAATGGCGTAGTGGATGTGCCTGGTTGCACTTTATTCATAGTTTTAACGATAATTTCATCTTAATCACAAAAATGGATTCTTTCCTGTCATCCATGATAAAGAACGTGGTCGTGTTAGTGGAATTATTTCTTGCTGCCAGCGCAGAAAAAGTGAAACTCAGCGAAATGTCAAGAGTCATGATAGAAATGGAGTTAAGGAAACACGGCATCATTCCTGACGTGGTAGGAGACATGGAATCACCCAATAATTTAATCAAG aTTACTTACACAATTCCTAATAAAAACGAAACTAGGTTTGTAAGGTTTGGAAACGACCTACAGCCTACAGATTTATCAAACTGCCCCACAAATATCGAATGGCCGGGTTACCTTGAAGATGATTACACGCTTATGATGGTAG ATCCAGATTGTCCGTCTCGACTCAACTCATCTCAACGTGAAAAAATTCACTGGCTGATAGTGAATAATCCTGGACAGGTTCTTCGGAAGAAAGACACTCTTTTCGACTACATTGGTCCGCAGCCGTCCCAAGGAACAG GATACCACAGATATGTATTCCTGGTTTACGGGCAACCTAGAGCGGACATGACTTTTGATGAGACACGATTACACAACGA cttAGAGGACGTCAGGAGAAATAATTTCTCGTGTCGTGAATTTGCGAAGAAGTACAACTTTAGCAAGCCAGTGGCAGTTAATTTCTTCTACGCTCGGACACTTTGA
- the LOC109033270 gene encoding protein D3 has product MLNRFLNLHHRSVNLNLAVVLAVYLVPRVSSSYPDILNVSAEQIFKLLNETRILGDVIQTAPKHTCKVLYFEDTAAELGNVLLAKEVSYAPRWCQWTGDNSSYYTFLVTGPDEPSREHPTEREHIHWLVGNINGDNILRSKEYVYDYIGPYPKKGIGNRRLVYLVYKQSNGELTFDERRLNDSTSTEGNPHRRNFSCRKFAKKYDLGDPVAVNFVYVE; this is encoded by the exons ATGTTGAATCGGTTTTTGAACTTGCACCACCGGTCTGTTAATTTAAACCTTGCTGTCGTGTTAGCCGTATATCTAGTTCCACGTGTCTCATCTTCGTATCCTGATATTCTAAATGTTAGTGCGGAGCAAATTTTTAAGTTACTGAATGAAACGAGAATTTTAGGTGATGTTATACAGACGGCTCCGAAACACACTTGCAAG GTATTATATTTTGAGGACACTGCCGCAGAACTGGGAAACGTTCTTTTAGCAAAAGAAGTCAGTTATGCTCCTCGTTGGTGTCAGTGGACCGGCGATAACAGTAGCTACTACACATTCTTAGTGACGG GCCCTGATGAGCCAAGTAGAGAACATCCCACGGAGAGGGAACACATTCACTGGCTTGTTGGAAATATAAATGGCGACAATATACTTCGTTCAAAAGAATACGTTTATGATTACATAGGACCTTACCCGAAGAAAGGGATAG GAAATCGCAGACTGGTGTATTTAGTTTACAAGCAATCAAATGGAGAGTTAACATTTGATGAAAGAAGATTAAATGACAGCACGAGCAC GGAAGGAAACCCACATCGAAGAAACTTCTCATGTCgaaagttcgcaaaaaaataCGATCTTGGCGACCCTGTGGCTGTGAATTTTGTATACGTAGAGTGA
- the LOC109033271 gene encoding protein D3 isoform X4 → MSRVMIEMELRKHGIIPDVVGDMESPNNLIKITYTIPNKNETRFVRFGNDLQPTDLSNCPTNIEWPGYLEDDYTLMMVDPDCPSRLNSSQREKIHWLIVNNPGQVLRKKDTLFDYIGPQPSQGTGYHRYVFLVYGQPRADMTFDETRLHNDLEDVRRNNFSCREFAKKYNFSKPVAVNFFYARTL, encoded by the exons ATGTCAAGAGTCATGATAGAAATGGAGTTAAGGAAACACGGCATCATTCCTGACGTGGTAGGAGACATGGAATCACCCAATAATTTAATCAAG aTTACTTACACAATTCCTAATAAAAACGAAACTAGGTTTGTAAGGTTTGGAAACGACCTACAGCCTACAGATTTATCAAACTGCCCCACAAATATCGAATGGCCGGGTTACCTTGAAGATGATTACACGCTTATGATGGTAG ATCCAGATTGTCCGTCTCGACTCAACTCATCTCAACGTGAAAAAATTCACTGGCTGATAGTGAATAATCCTGGACAGGTTCTTCGGAAGAAAGACACTCTTTTCGACTACATTGGTCCGCAGCCGTCCCAAGGAACAG GATACCACAGATATGTATTCCTGGTTTACGGGCAACCTAGAGCGGACATGACTTTTGATGAGACACGATTACACAACGA cttAGAGGACGTCAGGAGAAATAATTTCTCGTGTCGTGAATTTGCGAAGAAGTACAACTTTAGCAAGCCAGTGGCAGTTAATTTCTTCTACGCTCGGACACTTTGA
- the LOC140224145 gene encoding protein D2-like, whose protein sequence is MGGNGEKEENGETLARVEHCRGAGNVLEAKLIRYPPHWCRWTGEESSYYTFLVTGPDEPSREHPVEGEYIHWLIGNIKGDKILQEKEYIYEYIGPDPKKGTGKHRVVYLVFKQPDGKLKFDEPRLNDSTRENPRRKNFSCGKFAKKYNLGDPVAANFLYVEWGLNKSRVIPPWSMGGKVTLPTHPDYVWDPEENMPWFLSKKDLEKPVTPEPF, encoded by the exons AACACTGCCGTGGAGCTGGGAACGTTCTTGAGGCAAAGCTGATCAGATATCCTCCCCACTGGTGCCGGTGGACCGGTGAAGAGAGTAGCTACTACACATTTTTGGTGACGG GTCCGGACGAGCCAAGTAGAGAACATCCCGTGGAAGGGGAATATATTCACTGGCTTATTGGAAATATAAAGGGTGACAAAATACTTCAAGAAAAAGAGTACATTTATGAATACATTGGACCTGATCCAAAAAAAGGAACAG GGAAACACAGAGTAGTCTACTTAGTATTCAAGCAACCCGATGGAAAGTTAAAGTTTGATGAACCAAGATTAAATGACAGCAC gcgaGAAAATCCACGTAGGAAGAACTTTTCCTGTGGCAAGTTCGCGAAAAAATACAATCTTGGTGACCCTGTGGCTGCTAATTTTCTGTACGTAGAGTGGGGGCTCAACAAGTCGAGAGTTATTCCTCCGTGGTCAATGGGAGGAAAAGTTACGCTGCCAACACATCCTGACTATGTCTGGGATCCAGAAGAGAATATGCCGTGGTTTTTGAGCAAAAAGGATCTGGAGAAACCGGTCACACCAGAACCCTTTTGA